One Chitinophaga varians DNA window includes the following coding sequences:
- the sufB gene encoding Fe-S cluster assembly protein SufB: MMNSNEIIDDIANKEYEFGFTTDIEMDIAPPGLNEDIIRFISAKKNEPEWLLEWRLKGFAAFKKMQFPTWQHFEMPELDLQALSYYAAPKKKKQLNSLDEVDPELLATFEKLGIPLNEQKALAGVAVDAVFDSVSVATTFKGKLKEMGVIFCSFGEAVQEYPDLVKKYLGTVVPHSDNIFAALNSAVFSDGSFTYIPKGVRCPMELSTYFRINAQNTGQFERTLIIADEGSYVSYLEGCTAPMRDENQLHAAVVELVALDHAEIKYSTVQNWYPGDKDGKGGIYNFVTKRGICKGNASKISWTQVETGSAITWKYPSVILQGDYSEGEFYSVAVVRNKQIADTGTKIHHIGKGTKSRIISKGISAGRGDNSYRGLVAVGPRADNARNFTQCDSLLIGNDCGSHTFPYIESRNKTAMIEHEATTSKIGEDQIFYLNARGIDTEKAVALIVNGYVKEVLNQLPMEFAVEAQKLLSITLEGSVG; the protein is encoded by the coding sequence TATAGCCAATAAGGAGTACGAGTTTGGCTTTACCACCGATATTGAAATGGATATCGCTCCTCCGGGGCTGAATGAAGATATCATCCGCTTTATTTCCGCTAAAAAGAATGAACCGGAATGGCTGCTGGAATGGCGCCTTAAAGGCTTTGCCGCCTTTAAGAAAATGCAGTTCCCCACCTGGCAGCACTTCGAAATGCCGGAGCTGGACCTGCAGGCGCTCTCCTACTATGCCGCTCCCAAAAAGAAAAAACAACTCAACAGCCTCGATGAAGTAGATCCGGAACTGCTGGCCACCTTCGAAAAACTGGGCATTCCGCTCAATGAACAGAAGGCCCTCGCCGGTGTGGCCGTAGACGCCGTATTTGACAGCGTGTCCGTAGCCACTACCTTTAAAGGCAAACTGAAAGAGATGGGCGTTATCTTCTGCTCTTTCGGTGAAGCGGTACAGGAATACCCTGACCTGGTAAAAAAATACCTGGGCACCGTAGTCCCTCACTCTGACAACATTTTCGCCGCGCTGAACTCCGCTGTGTTTTCTGACGGCTCATTCACCTATATTCCCAAAGGCGTACGCTGCCCGATGGAACTGAGCACCTACTTCCGTATCAATGCCCAGAACACCGGCCAGTTTGAACGTACCCTTATCATCGCCGATGAAGGCAGCTATGTGAGCTACCTCGAAGGCTGTACCGCCCCCATGCGCGACGAAAACCAGCTGCACGCCGCTGTAGTGGAACTCGTAGCCCTGGACCATGCGGAAATCAAATACTCTACCGTACAGAACTGGTACCCCGGCGATAAAGACGGTAAAGGCGGTATCTACAACTTCGTGACCAAAAGAGGCATCTGCAAAGGCAACGCCAGCAAGATCTCCTGGACACAGGTGGAAACAGGTTCCGCTATCACCTGGAAATATCCCAGCGTAATCCTGCAGGGCGACTACTCCGAAGGGGAATTCTACTCCGTGGCCGTAGTACGCAACAAACAGATCGCAGATACCGGTACCAAAATCCACCACATCGGTAAAGGCACCAAAAGCCGTATCATCTCCAAAGGCATCTCTGCCGGCAGAGGCGATAACAGCTACCGCGGCCTCGTGGCCGTTGGCCCCCGTGCCGATAACGCCCGTAACTTTACCCAGTGCGACTCCCTGCTGATCGGCAACGATTGCGGCTCCCACACTTTCCCATATATCGAATCACGCAACAAAACCGCGATGATCGAACACGAAGCCACCACCTCCAAAATCGGAGAAGACCAGATCTTCTATCTGAACGCCCGTGGCATCGATACGGAAAAAGCAGTGGCCCTGATCGTAAACGGTTACGTGAAGGAAGTACTGAACCAGCTCCCCATGGAATTTGCCGTGGAAGCACAGAAATTATTATCTATCACACTTGAAGGAAGCGTTGGATAA
- the sufD gene encoding Fe-S cluster assembly protein SufD, which translates to MTSDITLPFYQALTTDVNALSTCQAQDDLQDVRREALERFSVLGLPTLKTEAWRYSNIQRYLKEFPYELLYATTTVPASVVAQAAIPELDCYRIVLVNGQLQADQSELPAGKGITIGALSAHTQAPGFTKWFNKQHHLAQESLATLNTALFADGLFIELAANTVIDKPVHIVHVYTATQHAFIQPRHLWVLNRNAAATIIESSVHPGADVVTFANSVLETVVEDNAELWHYNIQQGDQHFREVHTTAAQQQANSRYHHFNFTLPGTPFTRNNLSVALNGSYTETNLNGLYLANGTQHVDNHTFMDHIMPNCNSNELYKGVLLDSANGVFTGRILVHQEAQKTNAFQQNNNLLLGAKADINSQPQLEIYADDVKCSHGFTAGQFSEESMFYLRSRGIGEDAAKALMVNAFSHDITDEVKVPALQHYLQEQIAAIMNN; encoded by the coding sequence ATGACGAGTGATATTACATTGCCTTTTTACCAGGCGTTAACGACCGATGTAAACGCATTATCGACCTGCCAGGCGCAGGACGATCTGCAAGACGTCCGCCGGGAGGCTCTGGAGCGCTTCTCAGTGTTGGGTCTTCCTACACTGAAAACAGAAGCATGGCGTTATTCCAACATACAACGTTATCTGAAGGAATTCCCTTATGAACTGTTGTATGCCACCACTACCGTGCCCGCCTCCGTGGTAGCCCAGGCTGCCATTCCGGAGCTGGACTGCTACCGCATTGTGCTGGTAAACGGCCAGTTGCAGGCAGACCAGTCTGAACTGCCCGCCGGCAAAGGTATTACCATCGGCGCCCTCAGCGCCCACACACAGGCGCCTGGTTTCACCAAGTGGTTCAACAAACAGCACCACCTGGCCCAGGAATCACTGGCCACACTGAACACCGCCCTCTTCGCCGACGGCCTGTTTATAGAACTGGCCGCCAACACGGTGATCGACAAACCGGTACATATCGTTCATGTATACACTGCCACACAGCATGCCTTTATCCAGCCCCGCCACCTGTGGGTGCTGAACAGGAATGCCGCCGCTACCATCATCGAAAGCTCCGTTCATCCGGGCGCCGACGTGGTGACTTTCGCCAACAGCGTACTGGAAACAGTCGTGGAAGACAATGCGGAACTGTGGCATTACAATATCCAGCAGGGCGACCAGCACTTCCGTGAAGTGCATACTACCGCCGCCCAGCAACAGGCCAACAGCCGTTACCATCATTTTAATTTCACCCTGCCCGGTACCCCGTTCACCCGCAACAACCTGAGCGTGGCACTCAACGGCAGCTATACGGAAACGAACCTGAACGGCCTGTATCTTGCCAACGGCACACAGCATGTGGACAACCATACTTTCATGGACCACATCATGCCTAACTGCAACAGCAACGAACTGTACAAAGGAGTACTGCTCGACAGCGCCAACGGCGTTTTCACCGGCAGGATACTTGTACACCAGGAAGCACAGAAAACCAATGCCTTCCAGCAGAACAACAACCTGCTGCTGGGCGCTAAAGCAGATATCAACTCACAACCGCAGCTGGAAATTTATGCAGACGACGTAAAATGCAGCCACGGTTTCACCGCCGGACAGTTCAGCGAAGAATCCATGTTCTACCTGCGCTCCCGCGGTATCGGGGAAGATGCTGCCAAAGCACTGATGGTAAATGCGTTCTCCCATGATATTACAGACGAAGTAAAGGTACCTGCCCTGCAACATTATCTGCAGGAACAGATTGCCGCCATCATGAACAACTAA
- the sufC gene encoding Fe-S cluster assembly ATPase SufC: MLTIKNLHAEVEGKQILKGINLEIGKGETHAIMGPNGSGKSSLASVLAGRDNYTVTEGEVWFNGKNLLDLSPEDRAREGVFLAFQYPVEIPGVSNLNFLKTALNEIRTYKGLPTIEGRDFLKLTKEKQQLVDFNANLMNRSLNEGFSGGEKKRNEIFQLAMLDPQLAILDETDSGLDIDALRIVSNGVNKLRDAEKSFVVITHYQRLLEYIVPDFVHVLYNGRIIKTGTKELALELEERGYDWLKEELHLKESV; the protein is encoded by the coding sequence ATGCTGACGATTAAAAATCTGCACGCAGAAGTAGAAGGGAAACAAATTCTGAAAGGCATTAACCTCGAAATAGGTAAAGGCGAAACACATGCCATCATGGGCCCCAACGGTTCCGGCAAAAGTTCGCTGGCCTCCGTGCTCGCAGGCCGTGACAACTATACCGTTACCGAAGGGGAAGTATGGTTCAACGGTAAAAACCTGCTGGACCTGTCTCCCGAAGACCGTGCCCGTGAAGGCGTATTCCTGGCGTTTCAATACCCTGTTGAAATTCCGGGCGTATCCAACCTGAACTTTCTGAAAACAGCCCTCAATGAAATCAGGACCTACAAAGGCCTGCCTACCATTGAAGGCCGTGACTTCCTGAAACTGACCAAAGAGAAACAACAGCTGGTAGACTTTAACGCCAATCTGATGAACCGCTCCCTGAACGAAGGTTTCAGCGGTGGTGAAAAGAAACGCAACGAAATATTCCAACTGGCCATGCTGGACCCTCAACTGGCCATCCTCGACGAAACAGACTCCGGTCTGGATATCGACGCCCTGCGTATCGTTTCCAACGGCGTTAACAAACTCCGTGACGCAGAAAAATCTTTTGTAGTCATCACCCACTACCAGCGCCTGCTGGAGTACATCGTGCCTGACTTTGTACACGTGCTGTACAACGGCCGTATCATCAAAACCGGCACCAAGGAACTGGCCCTGGAACTGGAAGAAAGAGGCTACGACTGGCTGAAGGAAGAGTTACATTTGAAAGAATCAGTATAA